A single window of Salvelinus sp. IW2-2015 unplaced genomic scaffold, ASM291031v2 Un_scaffold775, whole genome shotgun sequence DNA harbors:
- the LOC112068856 gene encoding uncharacterized protein has translation MTNPTEEYSEKIMDWFVKICMALKHVHDQGLLHRELRPQNILLTEFETLRLGAFGSANEKTTNEDGIVGYLGPEILTGGIYDTKSDIWSLGCVLYELCMLQGAFTAVNTTDLIKKILRGSYPSLPESFSPELSDLLSDIFQQDPTTRPSAGEIMAKPFIISFLKKKSEKTVEELQTTLDKLRTLAGGLESIHKGTTIGSLTGGVIGAAGGITSLVGLIMAPFTLGASLIVTGVGIGIAVTGGATAGVSNITNMVNQSTDRLAIKNIIKEFQEKMNSVVTSLQDIAEGLETLMKSSSSKTESAGLNVEAAASAGVRVGKGVAGATELFRCLRVANIGKVAAQTARAVRVAEVATGIFSAFFVAVDIFFIAMDAKEIHNIRHAKANDTNKLNVMDTDSTTELTTGCEEPKAEVKSETMKFIQTIRQTAEQLQESLDELXDVIXXIXXXEDCYLDD, from the exons ATGACTAACCCTACAGAAGAGTACTCTGAGAAG ATTATGGACTGGTTTGTCAAGATCTGCATGGCCCTGAAGCATGTACATGACCAGGGCCTTCTTCACAGAGAACTGAGACCCCAG AACATACTTCTCACAGAATTTGAAACACTTCGTTTGGGAGCGTTTGGAAGTGCCAACGAAAA gaCTACCAACGAGGACGGAATAGTGGGTTATTTAGGCCCAGAGATTCTAACTGGTGGAATCTATGACACCAAAAG TGATATTTGGTCCTTGGGATGTGTGCTGTATGAGTTGTGTATGCTTCAGGGTGCA TTCACTGCAGTGAACACAACGGacctcattaaaaaaatattgagGGGTTCTTACCCATCTCTACCAGAGAGCTTCTCACCGGAGCTCAGCGACCTCTTGAGTGACATCTTCCAACAAGACCCGACCACTAGGCCTTCAGCTGGTGAAATCATGGCAAAACCCTTCATTATCAGTTTCCTCAAAAAAAAG AGTGAGAAAACTGTGGAGGAACTCCAGACAACCTTGGACAAGCTGAGAACTCTGGCAGGTGGCTTGGAGAGTATTCACAAAGGCACCACCATAGGCAGTCTGACGGGAGGTGTTATTGGGGCAGCTGGAGGAATCACCTCTTTAGTCGGGCTCATCATGGCTCCCTTCACTTTGGGCGCCTCCCTCATCGTCACTGGGGTGGGTATTGGGATTGCTGTCACTGGTGGAGCCACAGCAGGAGTATCCAACATCACCAACATGGTCAATCAGTCCACCGACCGCCTAGCCATCAAGAACATCATCAAGGAGTTCCAGGAGAAGATGAACTCTGTGGTGACATCTCTACAAGACATTGCTGAGGGTTTGGAGACACTCATGAAAAGTAGCTCTTCTAAGACAGAAAGTGCTGGTTTAAATGTAGAGGCCGCTGCTAGTGCTGGGGTGAGGGTTGGGAAAGGCGTTGCGGGCGCCACAGAGCTCTTCCGATGTCTCCGGGTAGCCAATATTGGCAAGGTGGCAGCCCAAACTGCCAGGGCAGTGCGTGTGGCAGAGGTGGCGACAGGAATATTTTCCGCTTTTTTTGTAGCGGTTGATATCTTCTTCATCGCCATGGATGCCAAAGAGATCCACAACATCCGACATGCGAAGGCAAATGATACCAATAAGTTAAACGTGATGGACACAGACTCCACCACTGAGCTGACCACTGGATGTGAAGAACCAAAGGCTGAGGTCAAGTCAGAGACCATGAAGTTCATCCAGACGATCAGACAGACAGCTGAACAGCTACAGGAGAGCCTGGACGAAYTGAGKGAYGTCATCWMGTKCATTSCTAASATRGAGGACTGTTACTTAGACGACTGA